A stretch of the Flavobacterium aquiphilum genome encodes the following:
- a CDS encoding D-alanine--D-alanine ligase, with the protein MKNIAIIMGGYSSEYKISLISGNVVYNFLDKTKFNAFRIHIFKEKWVYVDDNDTEFPIDRNDFSVNINGTKQTFDCVFNAIHGTPGEDGLMQAYFELLNIPQTACDYYQAALTFNKRDLLSVLKPYGIKTANSYYLNKGDAINTEEIVNKLGLPCFVKPNKAGSSFGISKVKTAAELPIAIEVAYKEDNEIIIESFLDGTEVSVGVINYKGKITVLPITEIISENDFFDYEAKYQGKSQEITPARLSDEMTQKVGEIAKRAYEVLKMKGFSRSEFIIVDGEPHMLEMNTIPGLTTESLIPQQARAAGISLEDLFTNAIELVLN; encoded by the coding sequence ATGAAAAACATTGCCATCATCATGGGCGGCTATTCAAGCGAATACAAGATCTCTCTCATCAGCGGAAACGTAGTTTACAACTTCTTGGATAAAACCAAATTCAACGCTTTCCGTATTCATATTTTTAAGGAAAAATGGGTTTATGTTGATGACAATGATACCGAATTCCCAATTGACAGAAATGACTTTTCGGTAAACATAAACGGAACCAAGCAAACTTTCGACTGCGTTTTCAATGCCATTCACGGAACTCCTGGCGAAGACGGATTGATGCAGGCTTATTTTGAATTGTTGAACATACCGCAAACTGCCTGCGATTATTATCAGGCTGCATTAACCTTTAACAAACGCGATTTATTGTCGGTTTTAAAACCATACGGAATCAAAACTGCCAATTCCTATTACCTAAACAAAGGCGACGCTATCAACACCGAAGAAATTGTAAACAAATTAGGTTTGCCTTGTTTTGTAAAACCAAACAAAGCCGGTTCCAGTTTTGGGATTTCAAAAGTAAAAACCGCCGCTGAATTGCCTATCGCTATTGAAGTAGCGTACAAAGAAGACAATGAAATTATCATAGAAAGTTTCCTTGACGGTACCGAAGTTTCTGTTGGGGTAATCAATTACAAAGGAAAGATCACGGTTTTACCAATAACCGAAATCATTTCCGAAAATGATTTCTTCGATTATGAAGCAAAATACCAAGGAAAATCACAAGAAATCACCCCTGCTCGCCTTTCGGACGAGATGACGCAAAAAGTGGGAGAAATTGCAAAACGCGCCTACGAAGTGCTAAAAATGAAAGGATTCTCCCGTAGCGAATTCATCATTGTGGATGGTGAACCACATATGCTCGAAATGAACACCATTCCCGGCCTAACCACCGAAAGTTTAATTCCGCAACAAGCTAGAGCAGCAGGAATTTCATTGGAAGATTTATTCACAAATGCCATCGAATTGGTACTGAATTAA
- a CDS encoding PASTA domain-containing protein has translation MSLKKYLTSRVFFGQVLAALAIIAVLGYLFMHWLTFTTDHGHEIAVPDLRKLTEEQVEDKLDQLDLDYELLDSVDFRGDYPKYSVVEQDPMPGTMVKVGRKVYIKINSSGFSSVRIPDLIDKTYREAVPTLKALGLEAGTVTYVPNLGKDMVLEMRYKGRNLKVGDRVLKASKIDLVLGDGKESYQEETPVDSTAAPKEEETTTTNEQK, from the coding sequence ATGAGCTTAAAAAAGTATCTTACTAGTCGCGTATTTTTTGGACAAGTGTTGGCCGCACTTGCGATTATTGCAGTTTTGGGTTATTTGTTTATGCACTGGTTGACATTCACGACCGACCACGGGCATGAAATCGCTGTTCCCGATTTGAGAAAATTGACAGAGGAACAAGTAGAAGATAAGCTAGATCAATTGGATTTGGATTATGAGTTGTTGGACAGTGTTGATTTTAGGGGAGATTACCCAAAATACAGCGTTGTGGAGCAAGATCCAATGCCGGGAACTATGGTGAAAGTAGGTAGAAAAGTATATATTAAAATAAATTCTTCTGGGTTTTCGTCTGTTCGAATCCCTGATTTAATTGATAAAACCTACCGTGAGGCGGTACCAACGCTTAAAGCTTTGGGGCTTGAAGCAGGGACTGTTACTTATGTACCGAATTTAGGAAAAGACATGGTCTTGGAAATGCGTTATAAAGGGCGAAACCTGAAAGTAGGGGACAGAGTTTTGAAAGCTTCAAAAATTGATTTGGTTTTAGGAGACGGGAAAGAGAGTTATCAAGAGGAAACACCGGTAGATTCTACCGCTGCTCCAAAAGAAGAAGAAACTACTACAACAAATGAACAAAAATAA
- a CDS encoding RluA family pseudouridine synthase → MNKNNEPIEELDDELFEHYRFEVPKGQAILRIDKYLMSLIPNATRNKIQNAATDGNIYVNDATVKSNYKVKPFDVVQIMLSHPPFENRVDPEDIPLDIVYEDDALLLINKPPGLVVHPGHGNYTGTLVNALAFHFENLPMNSSERPGLVHRIDKDTSGLLVIAKTEAAMTHLAKQFEAKTSEREYIAMVWGNVAQDEGTIEGNLARHLKDRMQMAVFADPEIGKPAITHYKVLERFGYVTLVSCKLETGRTHQIRAHMKHIGHPLFNDERYGGHLILKGTTFTKYKQFVENCFKALPRQALHAKTLGFVHPTTGEMMRFDTELPQDFKDCIEKWRGYSKSHHAEEE, encoded by the coding sequence ATGAACAAAAATAATGAACCAATAGAGGAACTGGACGACGAGTTGTTTGAGCATTACAGGTTTGAGGTTCCGAAAGGACAGGCCATTTTGCGAATTGACAAATACTTGATGAGTCTGATTCCAAATGCTACGAGAAATAAGATTCAGAACGCAGCCACCGACGGGAATATTTACGTGAATGATGCGACTGTAAAGTCGAATTATAAGGTGAAACCCTTTGATGTGGTGCAGATTATGTTGTCGCATCCGCCATTTGAAAACAGGGTAGATCCGGAGGATATTCCGCTGGACATTGTTTATGAGGATGACGCTCTTTTGCTAATAAACAAGCCGCCGGGCTTGGTCGTGCATCCCGGTCATGGGAATTATACGGGGACTTTGGTGAATGCATTGGCTTTTCATTTTGAGAATCTGCCAATGAACAGCAGCGAACGTCCCGGACTGGTTCACCGAATAGACAAGGATACTTCGGGCTTATTAGTGATTGCCAAAACCGAAGCGGCGATGACGCATTTGGCCAAACAATTTGAAGCCAAGACATCTGAAAGGGAGTACATTGCTATGGTTTGGGGAAATGTTGCTCAAGACGAAGGAACTATTGAAGGAAACTTGGCGCGTCACCTGAAAGACCGTATGCAGATGGCTGTTTTTGCCGATCCTGAGATAGGAAAACCTGCTATTACACATTATAAAGTTTTGGAGCGTTTTGGGTACGTGACTTTGGTTTCCTGTAAATTGGAGACAGGAAGAACACACCAAATTCGTGCTCATATGAAACACATTGGACATCCGCTTTTTAATGATGAGCGTTACGGTGGACACTTGATTTTGAAAGGGACGACATTTACTAAATACAAACAGTTTGTCGAAAACTGTTTCAAAGCTTTGCCGCGTCAGGCTTTGCATGCCAAAACACTTGGTTTTGTGCATCCAACTACGGGAGAAATGATGCGTTTTGATACCGAATTGCCTCAGGATTTTAAAGATTGTATCGAGAAATGGAGAGGGTATTCGAAATCACATCATGCTGAGGAGGAGTAA
- a CDS encoding ATP-binding cassette domain-containing protein, whose protein sequence is MKHWDILLSNQVDKKSFINTILSGNIQGDLAVFNPLKGILYSDISIQKLIEEEFIHESMEATAEFHRNLRTFSSGERKKEFLKYCLKKNPDYIILDNPLDHLDQASRIQLAKEIEVISNSVRIIQLVNRNIDLLPFITNKAHISDNSFELKPINGSEKNSLENNSYKIPIHREVFDDSVLIKMNDLSVSYDERPIIDSLSWTIKQGEFWHLIGPNGSGKSTLLSLISGENPKGYGQDLEIFGRKKGSGESVWEIKKRIGFFNTAMTDLFSRNSTLEEMILSGFFDSIGLYRQPTTLQKKIAADWLETIEMTHLKKKIFNRLSIGQQRIALIARAVIKHPPLLILDEPLEGLDDHNVSLVIQLINTIKKETNISILFVSHRMEPNLFPDSILELKPSPTGSKGVINHLFEIQSK, encoded by the coding sequence ATGAAACATTGGGACATCCTTTTATCCAATCAAGTTGACAAAAAATCCTTTATAAACACTATACTATCAGGAAACATTCAGGGAGATTTGGCTGTTTTTAATCCTTTGAAAGGAATTTTGTATTCCGATATTTCGATCCAAAAATTAATCGAAGAAGAATTCATTCACGAATCGATGGAAGCAACGGCTGAATTCCACCGAAACCTAAGAACTTTTTCGTCCGGTGAGCGAAAAAAGGAGTTTTTAAAATATTGCCTTAAAAAAAATCCTGATTATATCATTCTTGACAATCCTTTGGACCATTTGGATCAGGCTTCACGAATTCAATTAGCAAAGGAGATTGAAGTTATTTCAAATTCGGTGCGCATCATTCAATTGGTTAACCGAAACATTGATTTACTTCCTTTTATTACCAATAAAGCCCACATTTCCGACAATTCATTTGAACTAAAACCAATAAACGGTTCCGAAAAGAATTCATTGGAAAACAACAGTTACAAAATACCAATACATAGAGAAGTTTTTGATGACAGTGTTCTTATCAAGATGAACGATCTATCCGTTTCCTATGATGAAAGACCAATAATCGATTCGCTTTCTTGGACAATAAAACAAGGTGAATTTTGGCATCTAATTGGTCCAAATGGTTCCGGAAAAAGCACTTTGTTATCCTTGATTTCAGGGGAAAACCCAAAAGGTTACGGACAGGATTTAGAAATTTTCGGCAGAAAAAAAGGAAGTGGCGAAAGTGTATGGGAAATCAAAAAGCGAATTGGTTTTTTCAACACTGCCATGACCGATCTATTTAGCAGGAATTCCACTTTGGAAGAAATGATTCTTTCCGGTTTCTTTGATTCGATCGGATTATATCGTCAACCCACAACTTTACAGAAAAAAATAGCCGCCGATTGGTTGGAAACCATCGAAATGACGCATCTAAAAAAGAAAATTTTCAATCGCCTTTCCATTGGTCAGCAAAGAATTGCTCTTATAGCCAGAGCCGTCATAAAGCATCCTCCCCTATTGATTTTGGACGAACCGCTTGAAGGTTTGGACGATCATAATGTATCCTTAGTAATCCAACTTATAAACACAATAAAAAAAGAAACCAACATTTCTATCTTATTCGTTTCCCACCGAATGGAACCCAATCTTTTCCCTGATTCTATTTTGGAATTAAAACCAAGCCCGACAGGGTCAAAAGGCGTTATTAATCATCTATTCGAAATACAATCAAAGTAA